Part of the Paeniglutamicibacter sulfureus genome, CACTTCAAGTCCGTGGCAGTGGAGCTTTTGTGGTTCCTGCGCGGGGACTCCAACACCTCCTACCTGCGCGAGAACGGCGTGAAAATCTGGGACGAGTGGGCCGACGAAAATGGCGAGCTGGGCCCGGTCTACGGCGTCCAGTGGCGCTCCTGGCCCACCGCCGACGGCCGGCACATCGACCAGATCTCCCAGGTCATGGACTCGCTGCGCGAAAACCCGGATTCGCGCCGACACATCGTCTCGGCCTGGAACGTCGCCGAGATCGAGAACATGGCGCTGCCGCCCTGCCACGCGTTCTTCCAGTTCTACGTGGCCGACGGCAAGCTCTCCTGCCAGCTCTACCAGCGCAGCGCCGACATGTTCCTGGGCGTTCCCTTCAACATCGCCTCCTACGCGCTGCTGACCTGCATGATGGCCGACCAGCTTGGACTGGAACCCGGCGAGTTCGTCTGGACCGGCGGGGACACCCACATCTACGACAACCACGTCGAACAGGTCACCGAGCAGCTGACCCGCGAGCCCTACCCGTACCCGCACCTGCGCATCACGCGCACCCCGGATTCGATCTTCGACTACGGACTCAACGACTTCGTGATCGAGGACTACCAACACCACCCGACGATTAAGGCCCCCATCGCCGTATGAGCAACACGAACCAGAGCGCCGGACACCGCGCCGAAACCACCACAAGCGAGCGCATCGGCATGATCTGGGCCGAGGCCGCTGACGGCATCATCGGTGCCGGCGGCACCATGCCGTGGTCCCTGCCCGAGGACCTGGCGCACTTCAAGCGCACCACCATCGGCCACCCGGTGATCATGGGCCGCAAGACCTGGGAATCCTTCCCGGAGAAGTTCCGCCCGTTGCCCGGACGCACCAACATCGTAATCACCCGTGACGCATCCCTCCATGGCGCACTGCGCGCCGCCGGCGCGGTTCCCGTTGGATCCACCGACCAGGCCCTGAAGGCAGCGCGGGCTGCCGAAGGCGCGGAGGAAATCTGGGTCATCGGCGGCGGCGAGATCTACGCCGCGCTCGCCGATGGCGCCCACCTGGCCATCAAGACCGTGATCAATGCCAGCCCCAAGGGCGATACCAAGGCCCCGGCCCTGGACTCGGCATGGACGAAGTTGCTTTCGGATCCCGATTCCGGATGGCTGACGGCTGCCAACGGCACCGAGTACCGCGTCGAGGCGTGGGAGCGGAAGTCATGAAGGAAGCCCTCAAGGCACTGAAGACCAACCCCGAGGCGCTCTTTGTAATCGGGTACATGCTCTTCCCGCTCTTCGCCCTCATTTTTGCCGGGCTGGGCCTTTTCCTGGTCCTCACGGGATCCAAGATCATGGGCCTGATCCTGCTGCTGGTCTTCACCCAGGTCTTTGCCTTCGGCTCCCTCAAATTGGTGGGCATGCGCAAGGCCCTGCTGGCCGGCGGCAACAAATAGCGGCATCACGCGACCGGCCCGCCGGTTGATGCGCTGTGGGGGCACCCCTTCCCGGACTAGTTCCGGAAGGGGTGCCTCTTTTGCGTTCCCGGGCCTCGGCACGTCATCGAATCCCCATAGAGGCCCAGCACCCCTTAAGCTTGAACCATGACTTCATCCGTTGGCTTTGTCGGTTACCGCGGCATGGTTGGCTCCGTCCTGATGCAACGCATGCAGGACGAGGGCGACTTCGCGAATCTCGACCCCGTATTCTTTTCCACGTCCAACGCGGGCGGTGCAGCCCCGGCTTTTGCCGACGGCGCACCCGCGCTGCAGGATGCCTATGACATCGACACCCTGGCCAAGTTGCCAATCATCGTCACCGCCCAGGGCGGGGACTACACCCAGAAGGTCCACGCTTCGCTGCGCTCGCGCGGCTGGGACGGGCTGTGGATCGACGCCGCCTCCACGCTGCGCATGAACGACGATTCGGTGATCGTGCTTGATCCGATCAACCGCAACGTCATCGACGCGTCGCTGGCCGCCGGCACCAAGGACTTTGTGGGCGGCAACTGCACCGTCTCCTGCATGCTGATGGGTCTGGGCGGACTGTTCAAGAACGGTCTGGTCGAGTGGAGCACCTCGATGACCTACCAGGCTGCTTCCGGCGGCGGCGCCCGCCACATGCGCGAACTGCTGACCCAGTTTGGCGACATCAACAGCCACGTCGCCTCCGAACTCGACGACCCGGCCTCCGCAATCCTGGAGATCGACAGGAAGGTCCTCGCAGCCCAGCGCGGCGGCCTGGACGCCACCCAGTTCGGTGTCCCGCTGGCAGGCTCGCTGATCCCGTGGATCGACGCGGACCTGGGCAATGGCCAGTCCAAGGAAGAGTGGAAAGCCGGGGTCGAAACCAACAAGATCCTGGGCAACACCGAGGCCAACAAGGTCGTCGTGGACGGCTTGTGCGTCCGGATCGGCGCCATGCGCTCGCACTCACAGGCACTGACCCTCAAACTCACCGAGGATCTGTCGGTCGCCGAGATCGAGAAGCTGCTGTCCGAGGACAACGAGTGGGCCACGGTCGTGCCCAACACCAAGGAAGCCACCGTTGACGCGCTGACCCCCGTCGCCGCTTCCGGCACGCTGGACATCCCGGTGGGCCGCATCCGCAAGCTGGAAATGGGCCCGGAGTACATCTCGGCCTTCACCGTGGGCGACCAGTTGCTCTGGGGCGCCGCGGAACCACTGCGCCGCATGCTGGCCATTGCCCAGGGCCGACTCTAACCCTGCTCCAAGTCACTGCCAAACCGCAGCGACGAGAATTCAAGACGGCCGCTGGCCACCCCGCATTTTGGGAGTGGCCAGCAGCCGTCTTTTTTTTGCAGGGCCAATGTTCCGTAGCCCGACACGATCCACCGCAACGGACAGAACGTAATGGCAGCCTCAACAAGTCCTCCCAGGCCAAGCAGCAAAGAAATTGAGGGGCCTGCTAGGCGTTGCGGAACCTTAGGTATAAGTCCATCCGGGCGGCGACCGCCCTGGCGCGGGCAGGAGTCGGTTCCCCGGCGAAAGGCACGAACCTGGCATAACGTGCCTTCCCGGAATTCTCCACTTCCCAGGTGCCAATGGTTTCCCCGCCTGCTACCACGGTGCGCAGGAAGATCCCGTTCTTCCCCGGCGTCACCACCTGCGTGTGTTCCTCCGGCAGGGTCACCGAGCGGTCCCGGTAACCGAGCAGGAACTCGTCAAACCCGGGCAGCGCGAGAACGCTGCGTGCCCCCGGCGGATGCTCCCAGCGTTCCCGGTGCCGAGCGGCAAAATGGAAGGTGTCCCCGCCCAGCTCCGCACTGCCCAGCACCGGGTCCAGCGCCGCCACGGCGGCACGCACCGGGGTCAGGGGCAGGCCGAGCCACCACGCGCAGTCGGCAACGGTCGCGGGGCCGTGGGAATCGAAGTAGCCGCGCACCAGCATCGCCAGTGCCGCACCGGCGTCGGGATGTGGCTCTGTCTCCGGAAGCCAGGACCCGGCGGCCATGAACAACTGCCGGGTCTCGCTTCCGGGTTCCATGGGGCCCTGGACGATGACCCCGCGCAGGCTCACGGCCACGATCAGGTGGTAGCCGCGCTGCCCCTCGATGCTCGACCCGGCATCCTCGAAGGCACGGAGCAATTCGGCACGCGTGGCGCCGGTCCCTGCGCAGCGCTCACGGGCCACATCGGCCAGCCTGCCGAGCTCGGCCTCGGTGATGTCTTCCTGCGCCCGGGTGCCGGCCATCTTGGCGTTCATCCGCTGCGCGGTCACGGCCAGCAGCGAACCGTGCAGCCGCGGATCGATGAGCATCAGCGTACCGCGGGCGCCCCAGCAGCGGATGACCGACCCGTCGGCCAGGGCCGCGTGGATCCGGCTCAGCCCGGCGCCGGGCAGGCGGACCCCCACGGCCCAGCAGGCCTGGGGCAGGTCTTGGGCCTGCATCATGCCCAGCGCGGCGACCACGTCCGCGGGCGTGGTTGCCGGGACCGGCAGGGTCGCGGCCGGGATTCCGGGCAGCAGCCCCTGGGCGGCCAGGCGCAGGCGCGCCACGGCGTTGCGTTGCACAGGGGTGGGGTGGTGCGGTGGGGCTGCCATGGTGAACCCAACGATTCCCTACAGGGCGCAGCCGATCAAGAGCGGCTCGTTGTGCAGCTCGATGCTGAAGCGTTCCTTCACGCCGGCGCGCACGGCGCGGGCGATGGCCAGGATGTCGGCGCTGGATGCGTCCCCGCGGTTGGTGATGGCCAGGGTGTGCTTGGTGGACAGGGCCGCCCGGCCGCCGGCCAGCTGCTCCCCGGCGGTGCCCTCCAGGCCGAAGCCCTTGGAGAATCCGGCCTTGTCGATGAGCCACGCAGCCGAGAGCTTGACCATGCCGGGAGTGTCCACCGGGAAGTTCGGGGCTCCTTCGGGCAGCGAGTCGAGCACCGCGGCCGGCACGATCGGGTTGGTGAAGAAGGAGCCGGTGGAGAAGGTGTCGCGATCCGCGGCGTCCAGCACCATGCCCTTGGAGGCACGCAGTTCCAGGACCGTGGCGCGCACCGCGGCGGCATCGGCGCGTTCGCCCACCGCGACGCCCAGGGTGCGGGCCAGCTCCTTGTAGCGGATCGGCGCGGAGTCGCTCCGGCGTTCCAGCGCGAAGGTCACCGCGAGCACCACGAATGCGGGCGAGCCGTTGAAGGTGGTGCGCTTAAGCAGCGAGTCGCGGTAGCCGAACCCCAACCCGGCATTCCCGAAGTGGCTGGTGGTGCCGGTGGCGCGCTCGAAGACCTTGGCCTCGAGCAGCGTGTGGGCCACCTCGGATCCGTAGGCGCCGACGTTCTGCACCGGGGTGGCCCCGGCCGATCCGGGGATCCCGGACAGGGCCTCGAGCCCCGAGAGCCCGGCGGCCAGGGTCTGGGCGACCGCGTCATCCCACGGGTGCCCGGCGGCGATGTCCACGCGGATGCGCCCGTCGGAGAGCTCCTTGCCGATCGAGACCCCCTGGTTGGCGATCTGCAGCACCGTGCCCCGATACCCGGCGTCGTCGATGAGCAGGTTTGAGCCGCCGGCAATGATCAGCACCTCTTCCCCTGCCGCGTCAGCGGCGGAAAGCGCGGCGGTGATCCGCGACTCGGTGTCCGCACGGACGAAGGTGCCGGCGGGACCGCCGACGCCGGTGGTGGTCAGGGGTGCGAGCAGCTGGGTGTTCACGGTGGTTTGCGCCTTAGTGTTCGGTGTTGGTGGTTGCGGGTGCCGCCACGGCGGCGGCCTTGCGGGGACCGGCGGCCGGGGCCAGGAAAAAGGAGATGACCACGAGGATGCCCACGTAGCCCAGGGCGTGCAGCAGCCCGACGCGGTCCGCCAGCAGGCCCAGCAGCGGCGGGCCGCCCAGAAAGGCGCCGTAGCCGATGGTGGAGACCACCGAGACCCGGGCCGCGGCGCGCATCGGGTCATCCGATGCCGCGGTCATGGCCACCGGGAAGCTCAGCGCCACCCCCAGGCCCCAGAAGACCAGGGCCGCGAAGGCCGTGTGCAGGGAAGGGCCGAAGACGAAGAGCAGCAGGCCGACCAGGGTGGAAGCAGCGGAGATCCGGATGACCACCACGCGTCCCAGCCGGGCCAGGACGAACCCGCCGCCGAGGCGGGCCAGGGTCATCGCGGTGACGAAGACCCCGTAGCCGATGGCGCCCACGGAGTTGATGGCCCCATAGCCGTCGGACAGGGCCAGGGCTACCCAGTCCCCCGCGGCGCCCTCGGCCAGCGCCATGCCGAGGACCAGTACGCCGAGCACCAGCGTGCGCGGTTCGCGCCAGGCATCGGCCAGCAGCGACCTGTTGGAGTGCCCGCTGCCGGCGTTGGTGGCGTCGGGCCTAAAAGTCCTGGTGCCGGTGAAGATGATGGCCAACACGGCCGCGGACATGGCCGCGAAGTGCCAGGAAATGGACAGCTGCAGCGCCGCTCCCAGGGCCCCGGCCGCGGCGCCCAGCACGGTGCCCACGGAGAAGAAGCCGTGCAGCACCGGCATGATCGGCACCCCCAGGGCCCGTTCCATGGCCGCGCCCTGGACGTTGGAGGACACGTTCCACGCGGCGTTGCCGGCACCCAGGAGGCCCAGTGCCGTCCCGGTGAGCACCAGCGAGTGCAGCCCCGCCGCCGCGACGCCCACCATGGCAAGTGCCACGGCGGTCAGCGAGGCGGCGAGCACCAGGGTTCGCTTGGACCCCAGGCGCATGACCACGAACCCGGAAACCGAGACCGAGGCGAAGGAGCCGGCGGTCATGCACAGCAGCAGCAGGCCGACCTCGCCGTGGCTCAGCCCCAGCGCGTCGCGCACCGAGGGCAGCCGGGAGACCAGCGTGGCGAGCATCAGCCCGGAGGCCAGGTACAGCGCCAGCACGCCGTTGCGCCAGGGCCGGACCTCGGGGTTGCCCCGACGCCCGGCGGGGGCGGGCGATGCGGGTTGGGGTGCTGGTTTCAGAGTTGCACCACGGCCTGGGCCTTGACCAGCACCTTGGTGCCATCGACGCTGACGGTCAGGTCCACGCGCGCGGTGCGGGCCTCGGCGTCAAGAGCGCCGATGGTGCCGGCGATCTCGATGGCGGTGCCTTCGAAGTCCGACGGGTTGGACCCTGCAGGGTCTGCCACCGGGACGGGCTTGGTGAAGCGGGTCTGGTAGTCGATGACGGCCCCGGGGTTCCCCGCCCAGTCGGAAACCAGCTGGACTGCGGAGCCCATGGTGAACATGCCGTGGGCGATGACCCCCGGCAGCCCGACCTCGGTGGCGAAGCGCTCGTTCCAGTGGATGGGGTTGAAGTCCCCCGAGGCCCCGGCATAGCGCACCAGGTCGGCGCGGTTCACGAAGATGGTGGTGGTGCCGATGGGCTGGCCCTTTTCAAGGGTGTCAAAGTCTGGCATTACTGGTCCTCTCCGCGTACCAGGAGCGAGGAAACGGTGGTGGCGACCTTGTCGCCGGCCGCCGTGGTGATTTCGGAGCGGGTGGTGATCATGGCCCCGCCACCCATGGCGCGCACGGTGTCCACGTGCAGTTCGGCCAGCAGCTCGTCGCCGGCGACGATCGGGCGGTGGTGGGTGAAGCGCTGGTCGGCGTGGACCACGCGGGAGAAGTCGATGCCGCTGGCGGGATCGGCGATGAGCTGGGCATCGGCCTGCTGCGCCACGATGATGGCGAAGGTCGGCGGGGCCAAAAGGTCCTTGTGGCCGAGTTTCGCCGCGGCGTCCAGGTCGTAGTGCGCCCGGTGGGTGGCCTTGACCGCTGCCGCGAATTCGCGGATCTTTTCGCGGCCCACCACGTAGGGGTCCTGGGCCGGGTAGATCCGGCCCGCCAGTTCGGGATTGATGCTCATCTGTTGTGCCGCTCCTGTGTGGGACGAATTGGGGCTTTGGTGTCTGGGGGGGGACGCTAGGGGGTGTCCCGGGGTGCTTG contains:
- a CDS encoding thymidylate synthase, with product MKIQTPYEDLLRDVLANGTAKGDRTGTGTSSVFGRQMRFDLAESFPLITTKRVHFKSVAVELLWFLRGDSNTSYLRENGVKIWDEWADENGELGPVYGVQWRSWPTADGRHIDQISQVMDSLRENPDSRRHIVSAWNVAEIENMALPPCHAFFQFYVADGKLSCQLYQRSADMFLGVPFNIASYALLTCMMADQLGLEPGEFVWTGGDTHIYDNHVEQVTEQLTREPYPYPHLRITRTPDSIFDYGLNDFVIEDYQHHPTIKAPIAV
- a CDS encoding dihydrofolate reductase; the protein is MSNTNQSAGHRAETTTSERIGMIWAEAADGIIGAGGTMPWSLPEDLAHFKRTTIGHPVIMGRKTWESFPEKFRPLPGRTNIVITRDASLHGALRAAGAVPVGSTDQALKAARAAEGAEEIWVIGGGEIYAALADGAHLAIKTVINASPKGDTKAPALDSAWTKLLSDPDSGWLTAANGTEYRVEAWERKS
- a CDS encoding NF038396 family protein, yielding MKEALKALKTNPEALFVIGYMLFPLFALIFAGLGLFLVLTGSKIMGLILLLVFTQVFAFGSLKLVGMRKALLAGGNK
- the asd gene encoding aspartate-semialdehyde dehydrogenase, with protein sequence MTSSVGFVGYRGMVGSVLMQRMQDEGDFANLDPVFFSTSNAGGAAPAFADGAPALQDAYDIDTLAKLPIIVTAQGGDYTQKVHASLRSRGWDGLWIDAASTLRMNDDSVIVLDPINRNVIDASLAAGTKDFVGGNCTVSCMLMGLGGLFKNGLVEWSTSMTYQAASGGGARHMRELLTQFGDINSHVASELDDPASAILEIDRKVLAAQRGGLDATQFGVPLAGSLIPWIDADLGNGQSKEEWKAGVETNKILGNTEANKVVVDGLCVRIGAMRSHSQALTLKLTEDLSVAEIEKLLSEDNEWATVVPNTKEATVDALTPVAASGTLDIPVGRIRKLEMGPEYISAFTVGDQLLWGAAEPLRRMLAIAQGRL
- a CDS encoding winged helix DNA-binding domain-containing protein, whose translation is MAAPPHHPTPVQRNAVARLRLAAQGLLPGIPAATLPVPATTPADVVAALGMMQAQDLPQACWAVGVRLPGAGLSRIHAALADGSVIRCWGARGTLMLIDPRLHGSLLAVTAQRMNAKMAGTRAQEDITEAELGRLADVARERCAGTGATRAELLRAFEDAGSSIEGQRGYHLIVAVSLRGVIVQGPMEPGSETRQLFMAAGSWLPETEPHPDAGAALAMLVRGYFDSHGPATVADCAWWLGLPLTPVRAAVAALDPVLGSAELGGDTFHFAARHRERWEHPPGARSVLALPGFDEFLLGYRDRSVTLPEEHTQVVTPGKNGIFLRTVVAGGETIGTWEVENSGKARYARFVPFAGEPTPARARAVAARMDLYLRFRNA
- a CDS encoding MFS transporter; the encoded protein is MLALYLASGLMLATLVSRLPSVRDALGLSHGEVGLLLLCMTAGSFASVSVSGFVVMRLGSKRTLVLAASLTAVALAMVGVAAAGLHSLVLTGTALGLLGAGNAAWNVSSNVQGAAMERALGVPIMPVLHGFFSVGTVLGAAAGALGAALQLSISWHFAAMSAAVLAIIFTGTRTFRPDATNAGSGHSNRSLLADAWREPRTLVLGVLVLGMALAEGAAGDWVALALSDGYGAINSVGAIGYGVFVTAMTLARLGGGFVLARLGRVVVIRISAASTLVGLLLFVFGPSLHTAFAALVFWGLGVALSFPVAMTAASDDPMRAAARVSVVSTIGYGAFLGGPPLLGLLADRVGLLHALGYVGILVVISFFLAPAAGPRKAAAVAAPATTNTEH
- a CDS encoding MaoC family dehydratase; its protein translation is MPDFDTLEKGQPIGTTTIFVNRADLVRYAGASGDFNPIHWNERFATEVGLPGVIAHGMFTMGSAVQLVSDWAGNPGAVIDYQTRFTKPVPVADPAGSNPSDFEGTAIEIAGTIGALDAEARTARVDLTVSVDGTKVLVKAQAVVQL
- a CDS encoding FAS1-like dehydratase domain-containing protein; the encoded protein is MSINPELAGRIYPAQDPYVVGREKIREFAAAVKATHRAHYDLDAAAKLGHKDLLAPPTFAIIVAQQADAQLIADPASGIDFSRVVHADQRFTHHRPIVAGDELLAELHVDTVRAMGGGAMITTRSEITTAAGDKVATTVSSLLVRGEDQ